Below is a genomic region from Mesorhizobium sp. NZP2298.
GCACGGTTTCCGCCGGCCTGCTTGGCTTCCTCGGCAAGAGCGAGGCGGTTTCCCGTGATGGATTGGGCTGCGCCTCGGTGCCCGACGGCGATGTCGGCAAGGCGCGGCGCACGGCGGTCCATGTCGAACCATCGGCGACCAGCCAGGACACGCTGTGGCCCGAGGGCGAGCGGGTCGAGGCCTCGCAGGATCCGGTGATCGGCAAGCTGCTGGACGACGCGGCGCTGACCGGGACCGGCATGCGCGCGGTGGTCGTGGTCAAGAACGGCCGCGTCATCGCCGAACGCTATGGCGACGGTTTTTCCGCCAAGACGCCACTGCTTGGCTGGTCGATGACCAAGACGGTGAACGCCGCCATCATCGGTACGCTGGTCAAGGACGGCAAGATGGCGGTCGACAACAAGGGCCTGTTCGCACCGTGGAAGGCGGATGGCCGCGCCGCGATCAGCCTTGCCGACATGATGGCGATGTCGAGCGGACTTGAATTCAACGAGGACTATGGCGACGTCGCCGATGTCACGCGCATGCTTTATCTCGAGCCGGACATGGCGGGCTTTGCCGTATCCAAGCCCTTGGTGGGCGAGGTCGGCAAGGTGTTTTCCTATTCGAGCGGCACCGCGGTGATGCTGTCGCGGCTGTGGCAGGATGCGATCGGCGACAAGGCCAAGGCGCTGACATGGCCGCGCACGGCGCTGTTCGAGCCGCTCGGCATGCACAGCGCCGTGCTCGAAACCGACGAGCAGGGCACGTTCGTCGGCTCATCCTATCTCTACGCCACGGGGCATGACTGGGCCCGCTTCGGCCAGTTCCTGCTGCAAGGCGGGGTCTGGAACGGCAACCAAATCCTGCCGGCCGGCTTTGTCGACTGGATGCGCGAGCCGGCGCCGGCCTCGAAAGTCTACGGCAAGGGCCAGTTGTGGATCGAGGCGCCGGGCGACGAGGAAAGCCCCGGTGCCGGTGTCGCCGCCGGCCTGCCCAAGGACACCTACTGGATGGAGGGGCATGACGGCCAGACGGTCACCATCATTCCCTCCGAGCAATTGGTGATCGTGCGGCTGGGGCTGACCCCGGCCAAGCTCGGCTACCGCCCGCAGGCAATGGTGGGTGCGCTGGTGAAGGCGCTGCATTAGCTCCTTTTACCCTCCCTTTGATGGGGAGGGTCGGCGCGCAGCGCCGGGGTGGGTGCCTAGCGCTTCACCCCCAACCGCGCCTTCGGCGCGACCTCCCCCATCGAGGGGGAGGCAAGGTTGCGCGGCCCGATCACGCCAAGCCAGGCGTAACCGCGATAAAGCGTGCGGAAACGGAAGGTTGCGCCGGTTCGCCGAGATTCCGATTCCAGGACTTCACGCAGGGTTGAGCGCGGCGTGACGTGGAATTTTTTCAGCCAGCCGCGCAGCATTGCCCGGAACCAGCCCGGCAGGCCTTCCTGCTGGCCGAAATCGACGACATGCAGCGAGCCATCGGGGGCCAGCGCCGCAAGGGCTGCCGACACCGTCTTTTCCCATCCCGGGATCATCGACAGCGAATAGGAGACGAAGACGCGGTCGAAGCGCTCGATGCCGTAAAGGGAGCCCGCATCGAAATCGGTGGCGTCGCCCCTTGCCAATGTGACGCGGCCGGTCAGGCCTTCTCGGTCGATCGCCTTGCCGGCGGTCTCCAGCATCTCGGCCGAGATATCGAGGCCGAAGAAGCGGGCATCGGGATAGCGACGGGCGGCAAGGATGATGTTGCGGCCGGTGCCGCAGCCGAGTTCCAGCACGGTGCCGCCTGCCGGCACGTCCAGCTCCGATATCAGCCGGTCGCGGCCGAGCAGATAGTATTTGCGGGTCAGGTCGTAGATGTGGCGCTGCCAGCGGTAGACGCCGTCCATCAATTCGGCATGGCTGGCCGGCAGCTCCGTCGTGCTCATGCCGCGCGCTTCACATAGAGGTGGAAGCCGCCATAGATGGCCGAGCGGTCGCGGGCCGAGAATTCGCGCGACGCCTCGTCCTGATAGTCCCACTGGTCGAGCAGCGAGGTCGAGACGCGGCCCGGCAGCAGGCTGGGCTCGGCGGCGGTGCGGAAGATGACGCGGGCGCCGGCGGAGGCGGTGCGGCTGATTTCCGACCACAGCGCATTGAGCTGGTCATCGGTCATCCAGTCCTGCGCGTCGAGCAGGATGAAACGGTCCACGGTGCCGGCGTCCTTGCCGGCCAGGAACTCGATCAGATTGGCATGGTGGATGGCGACGCGGTCGACATTGCCGCGGATGGTGTCGTAGTTCCGCTTTTCCAGATAGGCGGGCAGGGCGGCCTCGCCGGGATTCGGATAGCGGCGGGCAAAGGCCTGCCAGGCGAAGTAATTGTTTTCCAACGGAAAGTCGCAGGCGAGCTTTTCCAGCCGGGCCTTCAGCACACTGGCCATTGTGCCGTCGCCGGAGGTGATCAGCGAATCATACTGCGCCGGCGGAATGCCGAGGCCGAAGAGCGAAGCCTTGCGCGATGTTGCCCATTTCAGGAGCTTCTTGTCGAAGACCGGCGCAAGCTCCTCGTTGAAGAAGCGGCGCTGTTCGCCGATGTTCCTGGCTTCCATCATGCGGGCCGGGTTGACGCCGAAGAATTTGGCTGTGCGGTGACCCATGGCGATGAACAGGCCAAGCAGGCCGGTCTGGTAGAAATTGCGGTCGAAAACACCGATGCGCCTGACGCCGCGCCAATTGCGGCGCTCCCAATAGTGGCGGCTCACCGGGTCGAGATGCGGCGCGATGAAACGGTCATAGGCTTGCGAATTGTGGCTGGTGTCGGCGGCGCCGAAGAAGCGGAACAGGTCACCCTGCGAGGGCAGGCGGCGCACCGCCTCCAGCTTCATGCGGTTCAGCGCGATGTGCGCGGCGTTGAGGTCGACGGCGTCGATCCGTGCCGGCGAGCGGGTGAGGTAGGCCAGGATGTTGCAGCCGCCGGAAGCGATCGTGACGATGCGGTGACCCTGGCCGAGCTGCATGGCCTCCATGTCGACATCGGGGTCTTCCCAGATCTGCGGATAGACGAGGCCGGAAAACAGAAGGGCAAACAGCCGCTCCGAGATGCCGGCTTTGGAAAGCGGGCGGTTCTGGTAGACGGCCTTTCCAACTTCCTTGCCGCGGCGAAAAACCAGATCCGAGGAGACGTCCGTCATGACAAAGTGATTCCCCATTTGCTTTGGCGCAAGCGGGTACCGCAGGGTCATGACAGGCCGGTGACAGTCGGAGGCGTCGATAATTCCACTGCGGTGGCCATCTGACGCGGCCCTCTTCGCTTCCGGTGCTCATGGACTCCAATGTCCGCTCCGCTCCGGTTCTCGAAAGCCACGCCACCTGACTCGCCGCAGCGAATTCTCGAAGCCTTCTCAGGCGCGGCCAAATCCACCCGGTGTCGGCGTCGTCAGGATAACTGCCTCACCGGCATCGAGCACGGTCTGGTCGCAGGCCTTCAATACCTCGATCGCCCCGTCCTTGCGACGAACCTTGGTCGAGCCGACCTCGCCGTCGCCGCCACCGTCCAGCCCCTGCGGCGGACGGTTGCGGTGCGAGGACAGGATCGCGCATTCCATCTTTTCGAGGAAGCGGATGGTGCGTTTGGTGCCGTCGCCGGCGCTCCATTTGCCCTTGCCTCCGGAGCCCTCGCGGATGTGGAAATCCTCCAGCACCACGGGAAAGCGCAGTTCCAGCACTTCGGGATCGGTAAGGCGCGAATTGGTCATGTGAGTGTGCACGCCCGAGGTGCCGGCAAAACCGCGGCCGGAGTTCATGTGGCCAGCCGGGGAGCCGGAGCAGATCGTCTCGTAATACTGGTATTTCTTGTTGCCGAAGGTCAGGTTGTTCATCGTGCCCTGCGCATTGGCCATGGCGCCCATGGCACCGAACAGCGCATTGGTGACATGCTGCGAGGTCTCGACATTGCCGGCGACGACAGCGGCAGGATAGGCAGGCTTCAGCATGCAGCCATCGGGAATGACGATGTTGATTGGCCGCAGACACCCGGCATTCATCGGGATCATGTCCTCGACCATGACGCGGAAGGCGTAGAGGACCGCCGCGCGGGCGACGGGCTCCGGCGCGTTGAAATTGTTCTTCATGACAGGTGACGTACCCGTGAAGTCGACCGTCGCTTCGCGCTTTTGCCGGTCGACCGATATCTTCACCTTGATCACCTGGCCGGTATCCGTGGGATATTCATAGGCCGATGTGTCCGGCAGCCGCTCGAGCACGCGGCGCACGCTTTCGGCGGCGTTGTCCTGGACGTGCCCCATATAGGCCCCGACGACATCGAGGCCGAAATGCGCGACCATCTTGCGCAACTCGGCGACGCCTTTCTCGTTGGCGGCGATCTGTGCCTTGAGGTCGGCGATGTTCTGGTGCGGGTTGCGGGCCGGGTAGGGGTGATCGGTCAGCAGCGTCTGCAGCTCCGTCTCGCGGAAGCGGCCGCGGTCGACGATGCGGAAATTGTCGAACAGCACGCCTTCCTCGTCGACCGTGGTGGCGAGCGGCGTCATCGAGCCGGGCGCGGTGCCGCCTATATCGGCGTGATGGCCGCGCGATGCCGTCCAGAACAGGATATTCCTTTGGGTATCGTCGAAAACGGGTGTCACCACCGTGATGTCAGGCAGATGCGTGCCGCCATTATAGGGAGCGTTCAGGGCAAAGACGTCGCCGGGGTGGATGTCGCCGGAGTTCAGCCGGATGATGGTTTCGACCGAACGGTCCATCGAGCCGAGGTGCACCGGCATATGCGGCGCGTTGGCGACGAGCGCCCCGGTGTGGTCGAAGACGGCGCAGGAAAAATCCAGCCTTTCCTTGATGTTGACGGAATAGGCGGTGTTCTGCAGTGTCACGCCCATCTGCTCGGCGATCGACATGAACAGGTTGTTGAAGACTTCGAGCATCACCGGGTCGGCTGATGTGCCGAGGGCGGCGGCCCGCGCCTTCCTTTCGGTGCGGCGGATCACGACGTGGTTGAGGTTGGTGATTTCGGCCCGCCAGCCCGGTTCGACAACGATGGTCTGGTTCGGTTCGATGATGAGAGCGGGGCCTGCGACCAGATTGGATGGGCGCAGGTTTTCGCGAAGATGGATGCCGGCTTCATGCCAGCGGCCTTCGGTGTAGATGCGCCGCGTTCCAGAAGCGCCAGCTTCAATCCTCGCAGGTCCGGCGGGCGCATAGGCTTCGGCGCTGCCCTCGCCGATTTCGCTGCCCTCGACGCCGACCGTCTCGACGATCATCGGCTTGTCGTCATAGACGAAGCCGAATTGCGCCTTGTGGGCGATTTCGAAATCGCGCTTCGCCTGGAAAATCGAGTCACTTTCGAAATTCACCGGCAGTGTCGTGTCGGTGCCGTCATAGCGGATGTGCAGCACGGGCCTGGTCGCAACCCTGTCCTCGGTGATCCCTTGCGCCGCAAGCTCGGTGATGACGGCCTTTTTCAAGATGGCGATGAGGCTGCCGATCTCCGTTCTGGATTCTTCGGCAAGCGGCTTGAGCAACGCCTGCTGGCGCGAGGCAAAGACCGACGCCAGGCCGATGCCATAGGCCGAAAGCAGGCCGGAGAAGGGATGGATCAGCACAGCCTCCATGCCGAGCGCATCGGCGACCAGGCATGCGTGCTGGCCGCCGGCGCCGCCGAAGCAGTTGAGCAGATATTCGGTGACGTCGTAGCCGCGCTGCACGGAGATCTTCTTGATGGCGTTGGCCATGTTCTCGACGGCGATGGTGACGAAGCCCTCGGCAACCGCCTCCGGTGAGCGACCGTCGCCAATCTCGGCGGCAAGAGCCGCGAATTTCGCGCGCACGGTTTCGACGTCGAGCGGCTGGTCCTGGCCGGGACCGAAGATCGCCGGGAAGAAATCGGGTTGCAGCTTGCCGAGCATCACATTGGCGTCGGTGACGGCCAGCGGGCCGCCGCGCCGGTAGGCGGCGGGGCCGGGGTTGGCGCCCGCGGAGTCCGGTCCGGCGCGAAAACGGCCGGCCTCGTAATGCAGGATCGAACCACCGCCGGCAGCGACGGTGTGGATGCGCATCATCGGGGCGCGCACGCGCACGCCGGCGACTTCTGTGTCGAAAGCGCGCTCGTACTCGCCATCATAGTGGGCGACGTCGGTTGAGGTGCCGCCCATGTCGAAGCCGATGACCTTGTCGAAGCCGGCAAGCTTCGCCGTCTCGACCATGCCGACGACGCCGCCGGCCGGACCCGACAGCAGTGCGTCCTTGCCCTGGAACATGTCGGCGGCGGTGAGGCCGCCCGAGGACATCATGAACATGAGGCGAGGGGACTGGTCGCTCCCTTCTTCAGGTGGGGAGACTGGCGCCGCCCCCAGCTCGCCGGCCACCCTCTGCACATAGCGCGACAGGATGGGCGAGAGATAGCTGTCGACCACGGTGGTGTCGCCGCGGCCGACCAGCTTGATCAGCGGCGAGACCTCGTGGCTGACCGAGACCTGGCTGAAACCCAGCTTGCGGCAGACCATTGCCACCGCCTTCTCGTGGTCGGGGTATTTCCAGGCATGCATGAAGACGATTGCGACGGCATCGATGCCGTCGGCCTTCGCCTGCTCGATCGCCGGCCGGCAGGCGGCAATGTCGAGCAGCCGTTCGACGCAGCCATCGGCCAGCACGCGTTCGTTGATCTCGATGACGCGCTCATAGAGCTGCTCGGGAAGGATGATTTCCTTGGCGAAAATATCGGGCCGCGCCTGGTAGGCGATCCTGAGCGCATCGCGAAACCCCTTGGTGATGAGCAGGAGCACGCGGTCGCCCTTGCGCTCCAGAAGCGCGTTGGTGGCGACCGTGGTGCCCATCTTGATATCGTCGATCAGGCCGGATGGGATCGTGGCGCCCGATTCAAGGCCGAGCAGGTCGCGGATGCCCTGGATGGCGGCATCGGCATACGCTTCAGGATTCTCCGAAAGCAGCTTGCGCGGATGCAGCCGCCCTTGCGGGTCACGGCCGATGACATCGGTGAAGGTGCCGCCGCGATCGATCCAGAAATCCCATTTCGCGGCCATGGCTGTAGTCTCCGGCATTTTCGTTTTCAGGTTTCGTTGTTAATGCGCCAACGCGCCGGCAGCAACGCATCCCGTTGATGTTACATGCAGAAACGCAACGTTACGAAACTCATCGACGCGTGGTGCATTGTTTCTCCGAGCGCTCACCGCAATTTGGGCGTGTATTGAAGGAGAGATATTATGAAAAAGCTCATTCTAGCTTCCGTGTCCGCCCTTGCCCTGCTGGGCGTTGCGGCCTGCAGCGACAGCGGCACCGACAAGACCACCACGCAGAGCACCAATCCGCCGGCTGCCGAGCAGCCGATGAAGCCCGCGGCCCCGGCTGACAATTCGACCAAGCCTGCCGAGCCGGCTCCGGCAACGCCTGCTCCTGCGCCCGCGCAGTAGTTTGTAAAGCAGCAAGAGTGTCTTGGGAGGAAGGGCCGGCGTTTCGCCGGCCTTTTCTTGCAAAAGGGCCAGCGGGATCGACAAGGTGCCTCTCGGTCACGGACCCGGACAGGCCGTTATTGGCTTGATAGCGGGGACCGGTTGGCTCTATGAAGCGGGCCATGTCGATTTGGGATCGCCTCGGCGAGTTTATCACTCGGGTATCGTCTTCAGCGACGTCGGGCGTTGCCGACGTCGTCGAGGCTGTGCGCACAGTATTCTCCGGGGATGCGGATCTGCGCCGCCGCGTCGCCTTCTCGGTGGCGATGATCGCGCTGTCGGCCAAGATGGCCAAGGCTGACGGCATCGTTACCCAGGACGAGGTGCGCGCCTTCCAGGAAATATTCGAAGTGCCGCCCAAGGAGACGCGCAACGTTGCGCGTCTGTTCGATCTCGCCCAGCAGGACGTGGCCGGTTTCGAAACCTATGCCGAGCGAATGGCACAGCTGTGCGGGTCGGGACATTCCAATTGCGTCATGCTGGAAGACATACTCGACGGCCTGTTCCATATCGCCAAGGCCGATGGGCTGGTGCATGAGCGCGAAGGCATCTTCCTGCACCGTATCGCCGAGATATTCCGTATCGACGAAGCACATTATGAATCGATCCTGGCCCGCCACGTCAATCTTGGCGCCGGCGATCCCTATGTTGTGCTCGGCATCGAGCGCGGCAAGCCGTTCGAGGAGGTCAAGAAGCGGTATCGCAAGCTGGTTTCCGACAATCATCCGGACCGGCTGATCGCGCGTGGCCTGCCGCAGGAATTCATCAAGATCGCGACGACCAGGGTCGCCGCGATCAACGCCGCCTATGAAATGATCGAGCGGGGCCTGCGGCACGCATGAGCGGCTTCCTGCCCGACGAGCCGAGCGCCGAGGTCAGGGTGTCGCCGAATTTCGGGCTAAGGCGCGATATGCTGAAGCCCGACATGATCGTGCTGCACTATACCGGCATGGCGACGGGGGCCGGGGCGGAGGCATGGCTGTGCGATCCGGCAAGCGAAGTCTCGTCGCATTATCTCGTCCATGAGAACGGCCACATCGTGCAGATGGTCAGGGAAAGCGATCGCGCCTGGCACGCCGGCAAGAGCTCCTGGTTCGGGCGCTCCGACATCAATTCCTGCTCGGTCGGCATCGAGATCGTCAATCCTGGACATTCGCTGGGCTATCCCGGTTTCCGCCGGCGCCAGATCAATGCGGTGATCGGCCTGTGCAAGGGGATTGCCGGGCGGCATGCGATACCCGCCACGCGCGTGCTGGCGCATTCCGATGTGGCACCGGGTCGCAAGATCGATCCGGGCGAGAAGTTCCCGTGGGCTGCTCTGTTCGAGGCCGGTGTCGGCCATCTCGTACCGGCCGCACCCGTCAGGCGCGGAGCCGCGCTGAAGCCCGGCGACAACGGTGCCGATGTCGAAGCATTGCAGTCGATGCTGGCGCTCTATGGCTATGGTGTTGAGATATCGGGCGTTTTCGACCACCAGACACGGATTGTCGTCGAGGCCTTCCAACGGCATTTCCGACCCCGCCTGGTCGACGGGCTGGCCGACGGCTCGACGATGCGCACGCTGCAAAAACTGCTTGCTTCCGTAAGCCGCTGACCTCAGGTCAAGGCGCTGCCCAAGTAATCTTATCCTGAATCAGGTTACAAACTGTCACTCAAAGTGACTTGCCCCGCCTTCATTGGCGCCAATTCGGGCTTCAAAGGGCAATTCGTACAGTTTGTCGGACGTCTTTCCCCCCGGATGTTCCGATAGTAATCAAGCCGCGCCGTGCGAAGATCTTCGAACGGTCCAGACAGAACAGGATCACATGCAGAAATTGACCGTTGTAACGGCAGCTCTTGCTGTCGGCGTAATGACTATTGCCTTCAGTGCGGCTGACGCCACGCCGTTGAGCCCACGGGCCGATCAGGGGCCCGTCACGGCGACCGTCAAGGGCAAGCCCATTTCGGCCAAAAGCAGCAAGAGTGCGAAGGCAACGACGAAGCAGGCTTCCGCCAAGGTGGAAAAGGCCAGCTGGGCCAAAGCGCAGAAATCCACGTCCAAAAGGCAGACGAAGCGTGGCCGCAAGACCATCGACATGACGACAACGGCCTCGATCGGCCTCAGGGATGTCGCCGCGTCGACGGCGGCGGTGGCCAGCGGCGGCCAGTATTCCGCGATCGTCGCTCGCTATGCGGCAAGCTACGGCGTTCCGGTGTCGCTGGCGCACGCCGTCATCAAGATCGAGAGCAACTACCGGCCGAACATGGTCGGCGGCGCCGGCGAGATCGGCCTGATGCAGATCAAGCCGGCGACGGCGCGGATGATGGGCTATAACGGTTCGGCCAAAGGCCTGTTCGATCCCGACACCAACATCAGATACGGCATGAAGTACCTCGCCTTGGCGCAGAACCTTGGCGGCGGCACGACCTGCGGCACGATCCTGAAATACAATGCCGGCCATGCCGCGACGCGGATGAACCCCATCTCGGCCGCCTATTGCAGCAAGGTCAAGGTTCAGATGGCTGCGCTTTGATTGCAAGTTGTGTGAGAGCCGGCGGACAAGCCGGCTTTTTCATTTGCGTTTTCCCGGCTGAACCCCTTTATACGCCTTGCCAGCTGGCTGGGCGGCCGCACCCGCAAACGCCGAAAGGCCGCGAGTGAGGAAAGTCCGGGCTCCATGGAGACACGGTGCCGGTTAATGGCCGGCGGGGGTGACCCCAGGGAAAGTGCCACAGAAAGCAAACCGCCACGACTTTGTCGGGGTAAGGGTGAAAGGGTGGGGTAAGAGCCCACCGCGCGACTGGCAACAGGAGCGGCACGGTAAACCCCACCGGGAGCAAAACCGAATAGGGGCGGTGCGAGGGGAAACCCTCGAGGGCTGTTTCCGGCTCACCGTCCGGGTAGGTTGCGTGAGGCGCATGGCAACATGCGCCCAAGATGAATGGCCGCCACGTTCTCGTCCCGCAAGGGCCGAGGGCCATACAGAACCCGGCTTACAGGCCAGCTGGCAGTTTCGCCTCGAAAAGAAATCCCTTGAGATCAGCAGGTTGCGCCCCAGGCGCGCCTGTCGTGTCCGCGGCGAGGCGATCGAAATCGTCCGCGTGCTGCACGGCTATCGCAACATCGAGGCCGACGACCTCGGTGCGTGACCGGCCCGTCAGCCGCTGATCCTGTCCAGTGACGTCTCGATGGCCTTCCAAAGCTCTTCCACCGGCTCACAGCCGACCGAAAGGCGGACGAACCCTGGCGGCACCGCATCGCCTCGCTTCAAACGCCGCTCGGCCGAGGTGTGGACGCCGCCGAAGGAGGTCGCGGCCTCTATCAGTGGGCAATTGTTGATGAAATCCTCGGCCTTCTCCTCCGAGGCGAGTTCGAAGGAAATGAGGAAGCCGAAGCGCTCCATCTGGGCGCGGGCAAGGTTATGCGAGGGGTCGCCGCTCAAACCGGGAAAACGCACGCCACGCACCGCGCGGTGTTCCTTAAGCCGTTGCGCGATCGTTTCGGCTGAAGAACACATGCGGTCGAAGCGCACCTCGAGTGTTTCGAGGCCGCGATGCACCAGCCACGCTTCGAACGGTCCGGGAATGCCTCCGGCCATTGCGCGCCAGTCCGTCACCTTGGTGACGATGTCGGCGTTGCGGCTGGCGACGTGGCCGAACAGCACGTCCGAGTGCCCGTTGACCGCCTTGGTGTCGGCGGAGACGACGATATCGGCACCCAAGTCAAGCGGACGCTGGCCGAACGGCGTCATCGTCGTATTGTCGACGACAAGGACCCCGCTTTGTTCGTGGGCAGCCTTGGCGACGGCCGAGATGTCGCAAATGTCCAGCCGCGGATTGGACGGTGTCTCCACGAAGACCAGCGAATAGCCTGCGAAGCCGCCGTCGAGGAAGGTCGGCGTCGGCCTGGTGTCGCAAACTATGCCGAGCGGCTTCAGGAAGCGTTCGGCCATCGCACGCGTGGCGTGATAGCCGTCCGCTGGCAGCAGCACGCGATCGCCCGATTTCAGGAGCGCGAAAAACACCGCGGAAATGGCAGCCATTCCGGAGGGAAAACTCACGCATTGCGCATCTTCCAGATGGCCGAGCACATGTTCCACGGCGCGCCAGGTCGGGTTGTCGTAGCGGCCATATTGATCGATGCCGGTCTCGACGCCCGGCGTGTGAAAGATCGAAGCCATGGTCAGCGGCAAGGGGATCGGGTCGCCGTTGGCGAAATCGCGGCTGCGCAAATGGGACAGTTCGGCGGCGCGTGACTTTGCCGTCTCGGACATGAGCTCGATCCTTGTTTTTGGGCGGAAGACGGTTCGACGCTATGCGGGCGGGTGATCCGCGGCAAGCCCAAGTCTTTTGGGCCAGAGGGCTCTAAACGGTTCGTTAGGCTTAATAGACCATAAAGACGAGACGTGCCGTCAAGGCTGCTCTCATTGGCCGCGATGCGCGTGTTTGTGAAGCCTATTCCCGTTGACGCCCATAGTGCCCCATGATATCCCATTTTGACATCAAAGCCTTCGTTCCGCGTCAGGGTAAAGCGTACGCCAATCGGGCAGCCGCGGCGGCTGCGCGTTTGCCGCCCTTTACCCGTGTGGAAGAGCTGGCTGTGGGGCAGGGAACGCGCTGCGGCGGCGCGTGCAAGACGATGAAGAGGGGTGCGGCGGCGCAAGCGGCTGTAGCGTTTAATGGACCGGTTTCTGTCGAACACGGTGAGCAGGATCGATGCGAAGGGGCGGGTGTCCGTTCCTGCGCATTTCCGCGCCGTCGTGCAGAAACGCGGCTATTCGGAACTTTACGCACTGCGCTGCCTCGACCTGCCGGCGATGGATGTCGGCGGGCTCGACCTGCTCGACCGCTACGAGCAGCGCATCGCGCAGGAAGATCCGTTCCTGCAGACGGCGGACGACATGTCTTTCTTCTGTCATGGCGACGGGACCTTCCTGAAACTCGATCAGGACGGCCGCATCACGATGACCGATTTCATCCGCGAGCACACCGGCATC
It encodes:
- a CDS encoding DUF3419 family protein, with the translated sequence MTLRYPLAPKQMGNHFVMTDVSSDLVFRRGKEVGKAVYQNRPLSKAGISERLFALLFSGLVYPQIWEDPDVDMEAMQLGQGHRIVTIASGGCNILAYLTRSPARIDAVDLNAAHIALNRMKLEAVRRLPSQGDLFRFFGAADTSHNSQAYDRFIAPHLDPVSRHYWERRNWRGVRRIGVFDRNFYQTGLLGLFIAMGHRTAKFFGVNPARMMEARNIGEQRRFFNEELAPVFDKKLLKWATSRKASLFGLGIPPAQYDSLITSGDGTMASVLKARLEKLACDFPLENNYFAWQAFARRYPNPGEAALPAYLEKRNYDTIRGNVDRVAIHHANLIEFLAGKDAGTVDRFILLDAQDWMTDDQLNALWSEISRTASAGARVIFRTAAEPSLLPGRVSTSLLDQWDYQDEASREFSARDRSAIYGGFHLYVKRAA
- a CDS encoding hydantoinase B/oxoprolinase family protein, which codes for MAAKWDFWIDRGGTFTDVIGRDPQGRLHPRKLLSENPEAYADAAIQGIRDLLGLESGATIPSGLIDDIKMGTTVATNALLERKGDRVLLLITKGFRDALRIAYQARPDIFAKEIILPEQLYERVIEINERVLADGCVERLLDIAACRPAIEQAKADGIDAVAIVFMHAWKYPDHEKAVAMVCRKLGFSQVSVSHEVSPLIKLVGRGDTTVVDSYLSPILSRYVQRVAGELGAAPVSPPEEGSDQSPRLMFMMSSGGLTAADMFQGKDALLSGPAGGVVGMVETAKLAGFDKVIGFDMGGTSTDVAHYDGEYERAFDTEVAGVRVRAPMMRIHTVAAGGGSILHYEAGRFRAGPDSAGANPGPAAYRRGGPLAVTDANVMLGKLQPDFFPAIFGPGQDQPLDVETVRAKFAALAAEIGDGRSPEAVAEGFVTIAVENMANAIKKISVQRGYDVTEYLLNCFGGAGGQHACLVADALGMEAVLIHPFSGLLSAYGIGLASVFASRQQALLKPLAEESRTEIGSLIAILKKAVITELAAQGITEDRVATRPVLHIRYDGTDTTLPVNFESDSIFQAKRDFEIAHKAQFGFVYDDKPMIVETVGVEGSEIGEGSAEAYAPAGPARIEAGASGTRRIYTEGRWHEAGIHLRENLRPSNLVAGPALIIEPNQTIVVEPGWRAEITNLNHVVIRRTERKARAAALGTSADPVMLEVFNNLFMSIAEQMGVTLQNTAYSVNIKERLDFSCAVFDHTGALVANAPHMPVHLGSMDRSVETIIRLNSGDIHPGDVFALNAPYNGGTHLPDITVVTPVFDDTQRNILFWTASRGHHADIGGTAPGSMTPLATTVDEEGVLFDNFRIVDRGRFRETELQTLLTDHPYPARNPHQNIADLKAQIAANEKGVAELRKMVAHFGLDVVGAYMGHVQDNAAESVRRVLERLPDTSAYEYPTDTGQVIKVKISVDRQKREATVDFTGTSPVMKNNFNAPEPVARAAVLYAFRVMVEDMIPMNAGCLRPINIVIPDGCMLKPAYPAAVVAGNVETSQHVTNALFGAMGAMANAQGTMNNLTFGNKKYQYYETICSGSPAGHMNSGRGFAGTSGVHTHMTNSRLTDPEVLELRFPVVLEDFHIREGSGGKGKWSAGDGTKRTIRFLEKMECAILSSHRNRPPQGLDGGGDGEVGSTKVRRKDGAIEVLKACDQTVLDAGEAVILTTPTPGGFGRA
- a CDS encoding serine hydrolase domain-containing protein translates to MRIVVRIVRWLLGLIVLAVVALFAWLYIAPPELIRVGSGYSAKIVCSNVFIAGRDPNEVLAVDVQAPGHPLLRLMRVSVDKNRGTVSAGLLGFLGKSEAVSRDGLGCASVPDGDVGKARRTAVHVEPSATSQDTLWPEGERVEASQDPVIGKLLDDAALTGTGMRAVVVVKNGRVIAERYGDGFSAKTPLLGWSMTKTVNAAIIGTLVKDGKMAVDNKGLFAPWKADGRAAISLADMMAMSSGLEFNEDYGDVADVTRMLYLEPDMAGFAVSKPLVGEVGKVFSYSSGTAVMLSRLWQDAIGDKAKALTWPRTALFEPLGMHSAVLETDEQGTFVGSSYLYATGHDWARFGQFLLQGGVWNGNQILPAGFVDWMREPAPASKVYGKGQLWIEAPGDEESPGAGVAAGLPKDTYWMEGHDGQTVTIIPSEQLVIVRLGLTPAKLGYRPQAMVGALVKALH
- a CDS encoding N-acetylmuramoyl-L-alanine amidase produces the protein MSGFLPDEPSAEVRVSPNFGLRRDMLKPDMIVLHYTGMATGAGAEAWLCDPASEVSSHYLVHENGHIVQMVRESDRAWHAGKSSWFGRSDINSCSVGIEIVNPGHSLGYPGFRRRQINAVIGLCKGIAGRHAIPATRVLAHSDVAPGRKIDPGEKFPWAALFEAGVGHLVPAAPVRRGAALKPGDNGADVEALQSMLALYGYGVEISGVFDHQTRIVVEAFQRHFRPRLVDGLADGSTMRTLQKLLASVSR
- a CDS encoding lytic transglycosylase domain-containing protein; this translates as MQKLTVVTAALAVGVMTIAFSAADATPLSPRADQGPVTATVKGKPISAKSSKSAKATTKQASAKVEKASWAKAQKSTSKRQTKRGRKTIDMTTTASIGLRDVAASTAAVASGGQYSAIVARYAASYGVPVSLAHAVIKIESNYRPNMVGGAGEIGLMQIKPATARMMGYNGSAKGLFDPDTNIRYGMKYLALAQNLGGGTTCGTILKYNAGHAATRMNPISAAYCSKVKVQMAAL
- a CDS encoding class I SAM-dependent methyltransferase, whose product is MSTTELPASHAELMDGVYRWQRHIYDLTRKYYLLGRDRLISELDVPAGGTVLELGCGTGRNIILAARRYPDARFFGLDISAEMLETAGKAIDREGLTGRVTLARGDATDFDAGSLYGIERFDRVFVSYSLSMIPGWEKTVSAALAALAPDGSLHVVDFGQQEGLPGWFRAMLRGWLKKFHVTPRSTLREVLESESRRTGATFRFRTLYRGYAWLGVIGPRNLASPSMGEVAPKARLGVKR
- a CDS encoding J domain-containing protein, which translates into the protein MSIWDRLGEFITRVSSSATSGVADVVEAVRTVFSGDADLRRRVAFSVAMIALSAKMAKADGIVTQDEVRAFQEIFEVPPKETRNVARLFDLAQQDVAGFETYAERMAQLCGSGHSNCVMLEDILDGLFHIAKADGLVHEREGIFLHRIAEIFRIDEAHYESILARHVNLGAGDPYVVLGIERGKPFEEVKKRYRKLVSDNHPDRLIARGLPQEFIKIATTRVAAINAAYEMIERGLRHA